A part of Desulfomicrobium baculatum DSM 4028 genomic DNA contains:
- the asnB gene encoding asparagine synthase (glutamine-hydrolyzing) produces MCGIAGIAGKHARRFSPALVAMREAIAHRGPDAQGEQFFENCALGHTRLSIIDLSTGDQPFAYGKNISVVFNGELYGYKELRARLSVPLRSTSDTELIPALYTLYGVACVPRLPGMFAFALWDDREQRLLCARDRFGEKPLYYAHTDDGSLVFASEIKAIIRSGLVRPVINRTAVANFLTLRYVPEGMTIYRDVHSLPPGHALVHENDNTTVFPYWQPPAPMEHPPSPEEAAEEFRTLMTRAVRGCLVADVEVGLLLSGGLDSTTIAAHAVREMPLRSFAFGFAGPRDERPFAREVAIAYGLDHVELADDVLDLPAMLMTLCRVYDEPFADSSALPTYMLCRRVREHVKVALTGDGGDELLAGYDYWYGPLAGATDPQGGRVGWSRSAERHWADVTHFSEAEIADMQLPRVQRPRIVHASGSVDDAMRLDIATFLPADILKKIDRAAMAHGLELRAPFLDNELASFLISLPWQFKTDGTRHKIIMRQAFAEIWPESIRRRGKQGFGTSVRDWLLHPDMQPLRAYYLLGRKRRIRSLLPGEQVDRHATNTAHKGWHMLVLAAWLEHSPWELG; encoded by the coding sequence ATGTGCGGCATAGCAGGTATAGCGGGTAAGCACGCCCGACGTTTCAGCCCCGCGCTTGTAGCCATGCGAGAGGCCATCGCGCATCGCGGGCCCGACGCGCAGGGCGAACAGTTCTTCGAGAACTGTGCCCTAGGCCATACGCGCCTCAGCATCATCGACCTATCCACCGGCGACCAGCCCTTCGCCTATGGCAAAAACATCTCAGTGGTCTTCAACGGCGAACTATACGGCTACAAAGAATTGCGGGCCAGGCTATCCGTGCCCCTGCGCTCTACCTCTGACACGGAACTGATCCCCGCACTATACACTCTTTACGGCGTGGCCTGCGTACCCCGTCTGCCGGGTATGTTCGCCTTCGCCCTGTGGGATGACCGCGAACAGCGCCTGCTCTGCGCGCGAGACCGCTTCGGCGAAAAACCCCTATATTACGCCCACACTGACGACGGCTCCCTGGTCTTCGCCTCGGAAATCAAAGCCATCATCCGAAGTGGGTTGGTGCGCCCGGTCATTAATCGTACAGCCGTCGCCAACTTTCTGACGCTGCGCTACGTACCGGAAGGCATGACTATCTATCGAGACGTACACAGTCTTCCTCCAGGCCATGCCCTGGTGCACGAAAACGACAACACCACCGTATTCCCTTACTGGCAGCCCCCCGCACCCATGGAACATCCGCCCTCCCCCGAGGAGGCGGCCGAAGAATTCCGCACTCTGATGACGCGTGCTGTGCGAGGCTGTCTGGTGGCAGACGTGGAGGTGGGACTGCTGCTTTCGGGTGGTCTCGACTCAACCACCATCGCCGCGCATGCCGTGCGTGAGATGCCGCTGCGCTCGTTTGCCTTCGGCTTCGCGGGACCGCGCGACGAACGCCCCTTCGCACGTGAGGTCGCAATTGCCTATGGCTTAGACCACGTGGAACTGGCCGACGATGTCTTGGACCTGCCGGCCATGCTGATGACCCTGTGCCGAGTCTACGACGAACCCTTCGCTGACTCCTCGGCCCTACCCACCTACATGTTGTGCAGACGAGTGCGTGAACACGTGAAGGTTGCCCTGACTGGCGACGGCGGTGATGAACTGCTGGCAGGGTACGACTACTGGTACGGGCCACTGGCGGGTGCGACAGATCCACAGGGTGGACGCGTCGGCTGGAGCCGATCAGCAGAGCGGCACTGGGCCGATGTAACCCACTTTTCGGAGGCGGAAATCGCCGATATGCAGCTACCACGAGTCCAGCGTCCGCGCATCGTGCACGCTTCGGGAAGCGTGGACGACGCCATGCGCTTAGACATCGCCACTTTCTTGCCAGCGGATATCCTGAAGAAGATCGATCGCGCCGCCATGGCCCACGGGCTGGAACTGCGCGCTCCTTTCCTGGACAACGAGTTGGCGTCGTTCCTCATTTCGCTGCCATGGCAGTTCAAGACCGACGGCACGCGACACAAAATTATCATGCGCCAAGCCTTCGCCGAAATATGGCCGGAAAGCATCCGGCGACGAGGCAAGCAAGGCTTCGGCACCAGCGTGCGTGACTGGCTGCTGCACCCTGACATGCAGCCGTTGCGCGCCTATTATCTATTGGGACGGAAGCGGCGCATTCGCAGCCTGCTGCCCGGCGAACAGGTGGACCGCCATGCCACCAACACCGCGCACAAAGGCTGGCACATGTTGGTGCTCGCCGCATGGCTGGAGCACTCACCATGGGAACTTGGATAA
- a CDS encoding glycosyltransferase family 4 protein, translated as MNALFITHDCCIAGAQHSFLRILRWFRAHTAWRIGVLALGDGPLAAEFARLAPFMLWRDLPDTATQSEAALARVAALTGGMPDVIFGNTVVSAKAYELLSGFGKPMITRIAELGSSVDRYATPEVQAALLRHSTGFVAVSAPVADMLRNRFGVPDDRITVINGAIEDTETTLDISRRAALPMPSANPDCADGPKNAASLANWPILWGCGSISHRKGADLFLHVAEALLAQGITGFRAFWAGHPEDDLVRGLFLDKERSPARNHVTYLGKLDAPAQLMAPGDIFLMTSREDPFPLVSLEAAERGVPTVCFPGTGGIPDFAARGGGMVAQQVTAQAMTRCLAPLLADRTARVEAGKRARATVLQHHTMAQAGPRFARLFDRMAAQAPPRAGNIASSCITVPTIHVPRATRTVSELLADTTAVVRTVGERTTDACLHLLRQILPEEHVHVIREVPFSRAVRRCFEIGIEQSRKWTLVIDADVLVRAAFVAEVLLFADRQQANTFVVQGLVHDKLFNLLRPAGNHLYRTKHLPLALALIPEEGNTLRPEATTIDHMVERGFLFFQKDFVVGLHDYGQHYVDIAKKCFVQSHKHERFVNNALPRWQAWAERDPDFRAAIIGAKAGRQHRETVYIDNVFLEARILADRSGATLGHKEPLEATAYDDNGVVNALRNALDAPDADHMQTIMFPPQRWNHIYGNGSER; from the coding sequence ATGAACGCTCTTTTCATCACACACGACTGCTGTATCGCCGGAGCACAGCACTCCTTTCTGCGCATCCTACGCTGGTTCCGCGCGCACACAGCGTGGCGCATTGGCGTACTAGCGCTGGGCGATGGCCCGCTTGCGGCGGAATTCGCCCGGCTGGCCCCCTTCATGCTTTGGCGCGACCTGCCGGACACCGCAACGCAGTCGGAGGCGGCCCTGGCTCGTGTTGCCGCCCTGACCGGTGGCATGCCGGACGTCATCTTCGGCAACACTGTAGTTTCTGCCAAGGCCTATGAGCTGCTTTCCGGTTTCGGCAAGCCCATGATCACACGCATCGCAGAACTGGGTTCTAGTGTTGATCGCTACGCCACACCGGAAGTACAGGCCGCCTTGCTGCGCCATTCCACCGGCTTTGTGGCCGTGTCCGCCCCCGTGGCGGACATGTTGCGCAACCGCTTCGGCGTGCCGGACGACCGGATCACCGTCATCAATGGTGCCATTGAGGACACCGAAACCACACTGGACATCTCGCGGAGGGCCGCACTACCAATGCCGTCCGCCAATCCAGACTGCGCTGACGGGCCGAAAAACGCCGCATCTCTTGCCAACTGGCCTATACTTTGGGGCTGCGGTTCCATCAGCCACCGCAAAGGAGCCGACCTGTTTCTGCACGTGGCCGAAGCTCTGCTGGCACAGGGCATCACCGGTTTTCGGGCGTTCTGGGCTGGCCATCCCGAAGACGATCTCGTGCGTGGTCTATTTCTGGACAAAGAACGCAGCCCAGCACGCAACCACGTCACCTACCTTGGCAAGTTGGATGCACCCGCCCAGCTAATGGCTCCCGGAGATATCTTCCTGATGACTTCACGCGAAGATCCCTTTCCTCTCGTCAGCCTCGAAGCTGCGGAACGCGGTGTACCCACGGTCTGCTTTCCAGGTACAGGCGGCATACCCGATTTCGCGGCGAGGGGTGGGGGCATGGTAGCCCAGCAGGTCACCGCGCAGGCCATGACTCGCTGCTTGGCCCCGCTGCTGGCCGACCGCACCGCGCGGGTGGAGGCGGGCAAGAGAGCCCGCGCCACGGTGCTGCAACACCACACCATGGCTCAAGCCGGACCGCGCTTCGCTCGACTGTTTGATCGAATGGCCGCGCAGGCCCCTCCCCGCGCCGGGAACATTGCGTCCTCCTGCATAACGGTGCCCACAATCCATGTACCGCGCGCTACTCGCACCGTCAGCGAACTGCTGGCTGACACCACGGCCGTGGTGCGCACCGTGGGCGAACGCACCACCGATGCCTGCCTACACCTGCTACGCCAGATTCTACCCGAAGAACACGTGCACGTTATCCGCGAGGTGCCGTTCAGTCGCGCGGTGCGGCGGTGCTTCGAAATCGGCATTGAGCAGAGTCGCAAGTGGACACTGGTCATCGACGCCGACGTGCTGGTGCGGGCGGCTTTTGTGGCCGAGGTTTTGCTGTTCGCCGACCGCCAGCAGGCCAACACCTTCGTGGTACAGGGGCTAGTGCACGACAAATTATTCAACCTGCTGCGTCCAGCCGGCAACCATCTGTACCGGACCAAACACCTGCCGCTTGCCCTTGCCCTAATCCCCGAAGAAGGCAATACCCTGAGGCCCGAGGCCACCACCATCGACCACATGGTGGAGCGGGGCTTTCTCTTCTTTCAGAAGGACTTTGTGGTGGGGCTGCACGATTACGGGCAGCATTACGTGGACATCGCCAAGAAGTGCTTCGTGCAGTCCCACAAACACGAACGGTTTGTGAATAATGCCTTGCCGCGATGGCAGGCCTGGGCGGAACGGGATCCGGATTTTCGCGCGGCCATAATCGGCGCGAAGGCCGGTCGGCAGCACCGTGAAACCGTGTACATCGACAACGTCTTCCTTGAGGCGCGCATCCTAGCGGACAGATCAGGAGCAACCTTGGGCCACAAGGAACCGCTGGAGGCCACCGCCTATGACGACAACGGCGTGGTGAACGCCCTGCGCAACGCCTTAGATGCGCCCGACGCTGACCACATGCAGACCATCATGTTTCCACCGCAACGCTGGAACCATATCTACGGTAATGGCTCGGAGCGCTGA
- a CDS encoding class I SAM-dependent methyltransferase has translation MSSALHCKNPGWCPICEKETIFVSAETWLRDHYRCLRCGSIPRFRALIRALDRFVPHWRTLTLHEFAPGGASSNYLRSQCRRYSASHYLPDVSFGSFSRRHGCVSQNMEALTYADASFDMVVSQDVMEHLMDSATALREIARVLKPGGFHVFTVPWYADETCTRRRAELVDGLVRHLAPPQYHGNPVDRGGSLVTIDWGIDMPEIIHRLTGMTTVVSLERDRHYGIDGEFLEVFVSRKPTTPQEAE, from the coding sequence ATGAGTTCCGCCCTGCATTGCAAGAACCCTGGCTGGTGTCCGATCTGCGAAAAGGAGACCATCTTCGTCAGCGCAGAGACGTGGCTGCGCGACCACTACCGTTGCCTGCGTTGCGGCTCCATTCCCCGCTTCAGAGCGCTGATTCGGGCTCTGGATCGCTTTGTGCCCCACTGGCGCACACTGACTCTGCACGAATTCGCGCCCGGCGGAGCTTCATCAAACTATCTGCGCTCACAGTGCAGACGGTACAGCGCATCGCATTACCTGCCGGACGTGTCCTTCGGCAGTTTCTCTCGCCGGCATGGATGCGTGTCGCAGAACATGGAGGCGCTAACATACGCCGATGCCTCATTCGACATGGTTGTATCGCAGGACGTTATGGAACACCTGATGGATTCCGCCACTGCATTGCGCGAGATTGCCCGGGTGCTGAAACCAGGCGGCTTCCACGTGTTCACGGTGCCCTGGTATGCTGACGAGACGTGCACCCGCAGACGTGCAGAACTGGTGGATGGACTGGTCCGCCATCTCGCCCCGCCGCAGTACCATGGCAACCCTGTTGACAGAGGCGGTTCACTGGTGACCATCGACTGGGGCATCGACATGCCCGAGATCATTCACCGCCTGACGGGTATGACCACCGTGGTCAGCCTAGAGCGCGACCGCCACTACGGCATTGACGGTGAATTCCTGGAAGTCTTCGTTAGCCGGAAGCCAACAACGCCGCAGGAGGCTGAATAG
- a CDS encoding glycoside hydrolase family 99-like domain-containing protein produces the protein MPLLSTVNITIPAAAIQRINTCAERIAMAANLRERTYWTTRQAASIDGLFKDLFVSSDNSQPAFTIVIRAPVSTEILNEIVQTLTPLRDDLEIIVISQRRIDAADQDIEHAPITSLATVFPQVRLVTWNAETSRSEVGDEAAGAALAVALRMARGLTVAVNPKPEVLVRLLAALEAHPEASAATASQVLTQETACTDVSRTAWRNWVHARCGYPICKDSSTALLTLLTLAARETVTLTEAAKDIHQGSLTFTPPFAPAKPRKVSIIIPVFNHAEYTRQCLAALKANTSYSDYEVIVVNNGSSDETRLMLEARKDITAIHNTENKGFTEACNQGAKAATGDYLLFLNNDTIPLKGWLEPLARHLDEAEWAGAAGSRLIYPNGTLQEAAAVVHSDGTASNFGRHDHPALPKFNRPCEVDYCSGACLLVRADLFRELGGFDMRYSPAYYEETDLCFAMREIGKAVVYEPSSVVIHFGSTTAGLDPSKGIRRHLIINREIFLRKWTHRLIAHEPPLNPGQRVVSNDRALLGRRIGPANASSLQSAPHSKSADSPCTANIPIDVMQDQADARLLAFYLPQFHRVPENDNWWGEGFTDWTNVQRTVPAFPGHDQPLIPGELGWYDLTDINVMRNQTDLARRHGLHGFCFYHYWFHGRRILETPIENYLSSDISLPFCLCWANENWSRNWDGGNRELLLKQRHSPEDDAAHFRLLLRFMQDSRYIRVNGKPLLLVYRTRLLPDPATTVSRWRVMAERAGLPGLYLCKVEGMSAERDAPDGIGFDAAVEFQPDWANLGDPRRDLAFGEHRVYDYDEFVARQLTKPAASYRRYPCVTPRWDNTPRRPKDSVVLLDPSPDRYRRWLSHAVESVTKLPADERLVFINAWNEWGEGCALEPDLLRGDAYLKATAAALDAGVRTLDLQLELRLNDLERIRASNDTYPPSPVSYTQGFVGGTEDTGRWMGREARMDITPPPGGGRLLLSVTAERPMLYGGTTPVVNLSIGDTKLPFPLRDNPHNEEQSTTSDTIKYGSTGQATFDIEPGQPPFRIALTADREFVPVEVGFSQERAARSVRVLARFVNGGQA, from the coding sequence ATGCCATTATTATCGACTGTAAATATCACAATACCGGCTGCTGCTATTCAGCGAATCAACACTTGCGCCGAACGCATCGCTATGGCGGCAAATCTTCGTGAACGCACGTATTGGACAACCCGACAAGCCGCATCCATCGATGGTTTGTTCAAGGACCTTTTCGTCTCCAGCGATAATTCTCAACCCGCCTTCACCATAGTCATACGTGCCCCAGTGTCGACTGAGATACTGAATGAAATTGTTCAAACATTGACACCTCTACGCGACGACCTTGAAATTATCGTGATCTCACAGCGTCGTATCGATGCAGCAGACCAAGACATCGAACACGCGCCTATAACCAGCCTGGCGACGGTATTTCCCCAAGTCCGACTCGTTACTTGGAATGCGGAGACGTCTCGCTCCGAAGTAGGCGACGAAGCCGCTGGAGCTGCCCTTGCCGTAGCTCTGCGCATGGCACGTGGCCTCACTGTGGCCGTAAACCCGAAACCCGAGGTTCTCGTACGGTTGCTCGCCGCACTGGAAGCCCATCCCGAAGCCTCGGCAGCCACCGCCTCTCAAGTACTTACACAAGAAACAGCCTGCACCGACGTTTCACGCACAGCGTGGCGCAATTGGGTGCATGCACGATGTGGCTATCCCATCTGCAAAGACAGTTCTACGGCACTGCTAACCCTACTCACCCTCGCCGCGAGGGAAACGGTAACCTTAACAGAAGCAGCTAAAGACATTCACCAAGGATCATTAACATTCACCCCTCCGTTCGCACCTGCAAAACCCCGAAAGGTGTCCATCATCATTCCGGTTTTTAACCATGCCGAATACACTCGGCAGTGCCTTGCGGCCCTCAAAGCCAACACGTCTTACTCCGACTACGAAGTCATTGTCGTGAACAACGGCTCGTCGGACGAGACACGGCTCATGCTGGAAGCGCGAAAAGACATCACGGCAATTCACAACACGGAAAACAAGGGTTTCACCGAAGCCTGCAACCAGGGCGCAAAAGCTGCCACTGGCGACTACCTGCTATTCCTGAACAACGACACCATTCCGCTTAAGGGCTGGCTGGAACCACTGGCACGTCATTTAGACGAGGCCGAATGGGCTGGAGCTGCTGGCTCACGTCTCATCTACCCTAATGGCACCTTGCAAGAAGCGGCCGCTGTGGTACACAGCGACGGTACAGCCTCCAACTTCGGTAGACACGACCATCCAGCGCTCCCCAAATTCAACCGTCCGTGCGAAGTGGACTACTGCAGCGGAGCCTGCCTACTCGTGCGAGCCGACTTGTTTCGAGAATTGGGCGGCTTCGACATGCGTTATTCGCCTGCCTACTACGAAGAAACTGACCTGTGCTTCGCCATGCGGGAAATTGGCAAGGCCGTAGTGTACGAACCCTCGTCTGTTGTAATTCATTTCGGCTCCACCACTGCTGGGCTAGACCCCAGTAAAGGTATTCGTCGTCATCTGATCATCAACCGGGAAATATTCCTGCGCAAGTGGACGCATCGACTAATAGCGCACGAACCTCCACTGAATCCTGGCCAGCGTGTTGTGAGCAATGACCGAGCCCTTCTGGGCAGACGCATCGGTCCGGCAAACGCATCCAGCCTACAGAGTGCTCCTCACTCTAAGTCCGCCGATTCCCCCTGCACCGCCAATATCCCCATCGACGTGATGCAGGATCAGGCGGACGCCCGCCTGCTGGCCTTTTACTTGCCCCAGTTCCACCGTGTGCCGGAAAACGACAATTGGTGGGGTGAAGGTTTCACAGATTGGACCAACGTACAGCGCACCGTACCAGCCTTCCCTGGACACGATCAACCGCTGATTCCTGGAGAATTGGGCTGGTACGACCTGACTGACATCAACGTCATGCGCAATCAGACCGATCTTGCCCGGCGGCACGGGTTGCATGGTTTCTGCTTCTACCATTACTGGTTCCACGGGCGACGCATTCTTGAAACGCCCATCGAAAACTACCTATCCTCCGACATCTCCTTACCCTTCTGCTTATGCTGGGCCAACGAGAACTGGTCGCGCAACTGGGACGGCGGCAATCGTGAACTGTTGCTAAAACAGCGCCATTCGCCAGAGGACGACGCTGCCCATTTTCGTCTGCTGCTGCGCTTCATGCAAGACTCACGATATATCCGCGTTAACGGCAAGCCGCTCTTACTGGTGTACCGCACCCGTCTGCTACCCGACCCCGCAACCACCGTTTCGCGCTGGCGTGTAATGGCCGAACGCGCCGGTCTGCCAGGTTTATATCTGTGCAAAGTGGAAGGCATGAGCGCCGAACGCGACGCCCCCGACGGCATCGGCTTCGACGCAGCCGTGGAATTCCAGCCCGACTGGGCAAACCTGGGTGATCCCCGGCGTGACCTCGCGTTCGGCGAACACCGCGTGTACGATTACGACGAATTTGTGGCCAGACAACTGACCAAACCCGCCGCATCCTATCGCAGATACCCGTGCGTCACCCCACGCTGGGACAACACTCCGCGCAGACCCAAGGATTCCGTGGTGCTGTTGGACCCATCTCCCGACAGATACCGCCGCTGGCTCTCACACGCCGTAGAATCAGTGACCAAACTGCCTGCCGACGAACGCCTAGTATTCATCAACGCATGGAACGAATGGGGCGAGGGCTGCGCGTTGGAACCGGACCTGCTGCGCGGCGACGCCTATCTAAAGGCAACCGCCGCCGCACTGGACGCTGGGGTGCGCACGCTGGACCTGCAATTGGAACTCCGCCTGAATGACCTGGAACGAATACGGGCCAGCAACGACACGTATCCTCCCTCGCCAGTCTCCTACACGCAAGGCTTCGTGGGCGGGACAGAGGATACCGGCCGCTGGATGGGTCGGGAAGCACGAATGGACATCACACCTCCTCCTGGTGGGGGGAGGCTGCTTCTGAGTGTTACCGCCGAACGCCCTATGTTATATGGGGGCACGACGCCGGTCGTGAACCTGTCCATCGGCGACACCAAACTGCCATTCCCGTTACGCGATAATCCGCACAACGAGGAGCAAAGCACCACTTCCGATACCATAAAGTACGGATCCACCGGACAAGCCACCTTCGACATTGAGCCCGGCCAACCGCCGTTCAGAATTGCTCTCACAGCCGACCGCGAGTTCGTTCCCGTGGAGGTGGGGTTTTCACAGGAACGGGCCGCCCGCTCGGTGCGGGTGCTGGCCCGTTTCGTGAATGGAGGACAAGCATGA
- a CDS encoding UDP-glucuronic acid decarboxylase family protein produces MHLRKRVLITGGSGFLGSHLCERLLDEGCEVICVDNFFTSSRQNIEHLLPNPRFELIRHDVTFPLYLEVDEIYNLACPASPIHYQHDPVQTIKTCVHGAINMLGLAKRLRIPIFQASTSEVYGDPDVHPQPESYWGNVNPIGHRSCYDEGKRCAESLFFAYHRQHGLPIKVGRLFNTYGPRMHPNDGRVVSNFIMQALQGKPITIYGDGSQTRSFCYVDDLVELMLRFMRNDHEFCGPLNMGNPGEFTILELAQQVIEMTGSSSKISLEPLPTDDPKQRKPDITLARERYGWEPQVGLREGLVQTIAYFQNLLHPNGIPDEF; encoded by the coding sequence ATGCACTTACGAAAACGAGTTCTTATCACGGGCGGTTCCGGATTTCTGGGATCACACCTCTGCGAACGTCTGCTGGATGAAGGCTGCGAAGTCATCTGCGTGGACAATTTTTTCACCAGCTCGCGCCAGAACATCGAGCATCTGCTCCCGAACCCGCGTTTCGAGCTGATCCGCCACGACGTGACCTTCCCGCTCTACCTGGAAGTGGACGAGATCTACAATCTGGCCTGCCCGGCCTCGCCCATCCATTACCAGCACGACCCGGTGCAAACCATCAAGACCTGCGTGCACGGGGCCATCAACATGCTGGGCCTGGCCAAGCGTCTGCGCATCCCGATCTTCCAGGCCTCGACCTCCGAAGTCTACGGCGACCCCGACGTCCACCCGCAGCCGGAATCCTACTGGGGCAACGTCAACCCCATCGGCCACCGCTCCTGCTACGACGAAGGCAAACGCTGTGCGGAATCCCTCTTCTTCGCCTACCACCGCCAGCACGGCCTGCCCATCAAGGTCGGAAGATTGTTCAACACCTACGGCCCGCGAATGCACCCCAACGACGGTAGGGTTGTCTCAAATTTCATCATGCAGGCCCTGCAAGGCAAGCCCATCACCATCTACGGGGATGGCTCGCAGACACGGTCCTTCTGCTACGTGGATGATCTGGTGGAGCTGATGCTGCGGTTCATGCGCAATGATCATGAGTTCTGCGGCCCGCTGAATATGGGGAACCCTGGGGAATTCACGATTCTCGAGTTGGCCCAGCAGGTGATTGAGATGACGGGAAGCTCATCAAAGATTTCACTCGAACCGCTGCCCACGGACGACCCGAAACAAAGAAAGCCCGACATTACGCTGGCTAGGGAACGTTATGGGTGGGAACCGCAGGTTGGCTTACGCGAAGGACTGGTGCAGACAATCGCGTACTTTCAAAATCTCCTCCATCCTAATGGAATTCCAGACGAATTTTGA
- a CDS encoding HI0074 family nucleotidyltransferase substrate-binding subunit, with protein METKLARKLNNLGDALSNFSDALTLEPTSFQELVADNIKSGQIQKFEFTIELLWKTIQAFLYEVDGVDAVTPKSVAKEFVEAGYCDYPMYELFIQAINDRNQLSHIYRQEMAESIWSRLPEYEKLAKHFAAIMRDKYFGKE; from the coding sequence ATGGAAACAAAGCTCGCGCGCAAATTGAACAACCTGGGTGATGCGCTCTCAAATTTCAGCGATGCACTGACCCTCGAACCAACATCATTTCAAGAACTCGTTGCAGACAATATCAAATCAGGACAAATACAAAAGTTTGAATTTACAATAGAACTACTGTGGAAAACAATCCAGGCGTTTCTTTACGAGGTGGATGGCGTTGATGCCGTAACTCCAAAATCTGTCGCAAAAGAATTCGTGGAAGCTGGTTACTGTGATTATCCGATGTACGAACTTTTCATCCAGGCAATCAATGACAGAAATCAACTCAGTCATATCTACCGCCAGGAGATGGCAGAATCCATCTGGAGCAGACTTCCTGAATACGAAAAGCTCGCAAAACATTTCGCTGCAATCATGCGTGATAAATATTTCGGAAAAGAGTAA
- a CDS encoding nucleotidyltransferase family protein: MKATHPSHSHQDNYLNQMRMLALKVTKDLDCTIFLFGSRARGTERRSSDIDIGFSGLDEKTFLKTRDRLLTELEDSIIPHRVDLVNMDTAPPEFKNTATQEVVVWKQSSRAN; encoded by the coding sequence ATGAAGGCCACGCATCCATCCCATTCACATCAGGATAACTACCTGAACCAAATGCGAATGCTGGCACTCAAGGTCACCAAGGACCTCGATTGCACCATTTTCTTGTTTGGCTCGCGGGCACGTGGGACCGAGCGGCGCAGTTCCGACATCGACATTGGTTTCAGCGGGCTGGATGAGAAAACCTTTCTCAAAACTCGTGACCGCCTTCTGACTGAACTGGAAGACAGCATCATTCCCCACCGGGTGGATCTCGTGAACATGGACACCGCACCTCCAGAATTCAAGAACACTGCCACGCAAGAGGTTGTCGTATGGAAACAAAGCTCGCGCGCAAATTGA
- a CDS encoding tetratricopeptide repeat protein has protein sequence MSAEILKAKKQLGEVNMLLKQGKLLAAVANLHEAVGFILKAELMKHEMQSFTESLDKAAYHLANDRELKKIYPLQISYKPGEERELLASLYGLLTFLQENLADEANSHLAALAEYRRKQLELAKKLLESDETSKAQQVCGRLIDAAKTDTELKIAVADIFLEFGKYDEALEYLKSAYADNPDSAHIFNKLGMALRKSGRLEEAEKFYIQALERQSHDEVIYFNLGRVYLDMKRWKNAIAAADRALAVNAEFAEARKMKMYATKQMGG, from the coding sequence ATGTCAGCAGAGATTCTCAAGGCCAAAAAACAGCTTGGAGAAGTCAATATGCTGCTCAAACAGGGAAAGCTCCTTGCCGCCGTGGCCAATCTGCATGAAGCGGTCGGATTCATCCTCAAGGCCGAGCTCATGAAGCATGAGATGCAGTCCTTCACCGAATCCCTGGACAAGGCTGCCTACCACCTCGCCAACGACCGCGAACTCAAGAAAATCTACCCTCTCCAGATCAGCTACAAGCCCGGCGAAGAACGGGAACTTCTTGCCAGCCTCTATGGCCTCTTGACCTTTCTGCAGGAAAATCTTGCCGACGAGGCCAACTCGCACCTGGCAGCGCTGGCGGAATACCGGCGCAAGCAGTTGGAACTGGCCAAAAAGCTGCTTGAGAGCGACGAAACCTCCAAGGCCCAGCAGGTCTGCGGTCGACTCATCGACGCGGCCAAAACCGACACGGAACTGAAAATCGCCGTGGCCGACATCTTCCTGGAATTCGGGAAATACGACGAAGCGCTGGAATACCTGAAATCGGCCTACGCGGACAACCCGGACTCGGCCCACATCTTCAACAAGCTGGGCATGGCCCTGCGCAAATCCGGCAGGCTCGAAGAAGCCGAAAAATTCTACATTCAGGCCCTGGAACGCCAGTCCCACGACGAGGTCATCTACTTCAACCTGGGGCGGGTCTATCTGGACATGAAGCGCTGGAAAAACGCCATCGCCGCCGCCGACCGCGCCCTGGCCGTCAACGCCGAATTCGCCGAAGCGCGAAAAATGAAGATGTACGCGACCAAGCAGATGGGGGGATGA